A part of candidate division KSB1 bacterium genomic DNA contains:
- a CDS encoding LptF/LptG family permease: protein MYILSKHILRQHVGPFLFGFFIITLLFILNLVFKELGRILSKGLEIWVIAEFFALNLAWIVALAVPMAVLMASLMSFGQFSADNEITAIKASGISVYRIILPVLIAAALLSVFLIWFNNEVLPDANHRLRLLARDIAIKKPTVSLEPGYLYQDIPNLAIRVEHLVEEKNLSHVRGVIIYDKNDPQVNRSIVAERGEIFVNQKSGLLQITLFNGEIHEVNIDKLENYTRIQFEKHVLTIAIPNMVLQRSESSYRGDREQSAQMMRQEVANNLALIEKRRQNLMSTIQSQINHYFSGYSMPSELEAVPTEEMRPELRFAVKDQQTRILNRGSSISSPPKVAALSSRSSSDPKTHPLLIEDIKYSDRVQLNLSRQIRVHQNLLQRIKSEREINRSYELANNKLLVEIYKKYSIPFACIVFVLIGAPLGIMARRGNMAVGGGISLVFFIIYWVFLIGGEELADRDLLSPFLAMWLANFIVGAFGIYLLIRTAKEASFINFDIFVKLIPKRLRRKLQ, encoded by the coding sequence ATGTACATTTTATCGAAGCATATTCTGCGCCAACATGTAGGCCCATTTTTGTTTGGATTTTTCATCATCACTCTGCTGTTCATTCTGAATCTGGTTTTCAAAGAATTGGGCCGAATCTTAAGCAAGGGCTTGGAGATCTGGGTGATTGCTGAGTTTTTCGCATTAAATTTGGCATGGATCGTGGCCCTGGCCGTGCCAATGGCCGTATTAATGGCCAGCTTGATGAGTTTTGGCCAATTCTCAGCTGATAATGAAATCACAGCAATAAAAGCCAGCGGAATCAGCGTGTATCGCATCATTCTTCCTGTGCTCATCGCAGCCGCGCTTCTGAGCGTATTCCTGATCTGGTTCAATAATGAAGTCCTTCCCGATGCCAATCACCGATTGCGATTGTTGGCACGCGATATCGCCATTAAAAAGCCCACTGTGAGCCTGGAGCCTGGCTATTTATATCAGGACATCCCCAATTTGGCGATTCGTGTCGAGCATTTGGTTGAGGAGAAAAACTTGTCCCATGTGCGCGGCGTGATCATTTACGACAAGAATGATCCTCAGGTGAACCGGAGCATTGTGGCGGAGCGAGGGGAGATTTTCGTGAACCAGAAGAGCGGCCTGCTTCAGATCACATTGTTCAATGGAGAGATCCATGAAGTCAATATTGACAAGCTCGAAAATTACACTCGCATTCAATTTGAAAAACATGTGTTGACCATTGCAATCCCCAATATGGTACTGCAACGCTCCGAATCCAGTTATCGGGGCGACCGTGAGCAGAGTGCCCAGATGATGCGCCAGGAGGTAGCCAATAATCTGGCGTTGATCGAGAAACGACGCCAAAATTTGATGAGCACCATTCAGTCCCAGATCAATCACTATTTCTCTGGCTATTCGATGCCTTCTGAGCTCGAGGCTGTTCCGACCGAAGAGATGCGACCCGAGCTGCGATTTGCTGTCAAAGACCAGCAGACGCGGATTTTAAATCGGGGGAGTTCAATCAGCAGTCCGCCAAAGGTCGCAGCCCTCAGTTCCAGATCGAGTTCTGATCCAAAGACGCATCCACTCCTCATTGAAGATATCAAATATTCGGATCGGGTACAATTGAATTTGAGCCGTCAAATCCGCGTCCACCAAAATTTGCTGCAGCGGATTAAAAGCGAACGAGAGATCAATCGCAGTTACGAGTTGGCCAACAATAAGCTATTGGTCGAGATCTATAAAAAGTATTCAATTCCCTTCGCCTGCATCGTATTCGTTCTCATTGGTGCCCCATTAGGCATTATGGCCCGTCGTGGCAATATGGCGGTTGGAGGAGGGATCAGCCTGGTGTTTTTCATTATCTATTGGGTTTTTCTCATTGGGGGCGAAGAATTGGCCGATCGCGATCTGCTGTCCCCGTTCTTAGCCATGTGGCTGGCGAATTTTATCGTAGGAGCATTCGGAATTTATCTTCTGATCCGCACTGCCAAAGAAGCCTCGTTCATCAATTTTGACATCTTCGTCAAGCTAATACCGAAACGGCTCAGGAGGAAACTGCAGTGA